The sequence TTTACCTTGTGCACCACATCATACACTTCCAGGGAATAGAAAGAAATTTCGTTTGGGCTGATTCTCACGAGTGGCCCTTTTAGAGTTAGTGATACTATAGCAATGTATTTTTTATAAAGTTTTGCACCAACCAAGCTTTTTGTGGATGGCTGGCAAGTCTAATGTCAGCGTGCCTCGAAGCTCTCGTCGAAAGGTCCAAAACAGACGGGAGTAAGAAGCTCCTAACCCTGCGGCAGGTATCAAGGATAATGGTCGGGTATGGACTCGGCTAATAATCTACTCAATTTTAGTACTTTAGTATTGATTCATGGCGAGCTGTGAAGAATGACTACCTTGGTGAAATAGATGACTATGTATAAAAGTAAACTTAGTCCCAGCCAAAGAGTAAAGGCCATGTTGTTAACCTATGCCAGACTGGTTTGTCTTTACCAAGCCGAGGGCCACTGCATTTGTCTTTTATTCTCGTCAAGTCGGTCGGAGCCGACCAGTTCATGATGACTTACACCGGACGATAACCAGGGTTAATTGAGTTTGTGAGGCGTTGGGCCATTTGCGTATCGGTCCACTCAATGACGTGATCCACGAAATCGACGCTTCAGACCCGCCATTGCTGACATTTTCAAtctcttctcatcatcaacaacaagTCTGTTCAATAGCATAACGCATTTGTTCAACTATCGACATAGCCCGCGGGCTCCGGACTTGACTATCTCCTATTGCGCAACTCGGATGCAAGCCCATTGGGCAGCTGGATCCTCTTCTGTGGCCTTGGAGAGCTCGCAATTTTCTACATTGAGCCTAAATTATCTGCGCTTGATATATCATGATGAGACTTATTAATCTTGTTGGTACAGTTTAAGGGACAGTTTTCGATCTTTATGTTCTATTTCTGTTTCACACGGCGTATGGTTCAACATGACTACCCCAGTAGATAGACCTGAAGGTGAAAGTGCCAGCGCCGCCTCAAGCGAGTCACACAAGGACATTGAACAAGAGAAAACGGCCGATTCTCGAGTGTTGGTATGTTATTTGCTGAAAAGATTGCCCAATGAACGTGCTGCTAACTACTCCTAAAGGAAAGTCTTGGCTACAAACCTGTACAGCAACCTCTCCGTGCTCAACCCAGAGTGGTGTCACTAACTGGCATAGGTCTTACATCGAACATTCAACGTTTTCCACAATTTTGCAACAACATTTGGTACTTAAATCTATTAGATTTGGAAGAAACATAATATGGCTAATCGTTTCAGCTGCTCTGTACTTTATCGGTGGCGTTCGAGTGACGTTTTCAACAGGaattgctgctggtggcaacCTTGCTTATTGGTAGAATGCCCAACACCCATCACTGAGAACAGGCTAACGACAGTAACTACAGGACAAGTTTCATTGTCACCTGTGTCTTTACATTTATAACTGCGGCTGTCATTGCGGAAATATGCTCATCACTGCCCCTGGCTGGCTCCATCTATCTATGggcagctgaagctggtggtcCACAGTTTGGTCGGTTGTTCGGCTTCGTCGTTGCGTGGTGGAGTACTACGGCTTGGACAACGTTTTGTGCCAGTTAGTTATCTCATGTTTGGATGAAGATTGGTTATTAACATAGTACTCACATTTGGCAGGCAACACACAGTCTGCAGTCAACTACATGCTCTCAGTATGAGACCAACTTGCCACTCTTTGAGACGTTGTACTAATGTTCTAGTAGGAGATTGTAGTTTTTAATCTCGACTTTCCTTCTGACGCCTCCAGTGTCAAGTTCCGTGCAGTGCAATGGATTGCAACAGAGATTATGCTAGCATTGGCTGCAATCTGGAACCTTTTACCTCGTAAGTCACCCCTATTCCACAGATAAACTCCTATGTGTATACTGAATAAGAGTAGCTCGCTACTTCAAGTGGATCTTTTActtgtcaacatcatccGTCTTGCTTGACTTTGTATTGAACATGATCTGGCTTCCCATTGCCACTTCCAAAACATATGGGTTCCGGTCAGCCCACGATGCATTCATGACTACCTACAATGGAACCGGCGCTCCCGCAGGCTGGAATTGGTGCCTTTCTTATCTGGCCACCGCCGGAATTCTGATTGGGTTTGATGCTTCAGGCCATGTGGCAGAAGAGACTCGCAATGCCAGCGTTGCGGCTGCCCAGGGCATATTCTGGAGTACTGTTGTCAGCGGCTTGGGAGGTTTTGCAGTCGTAATATTATTTCTCTTTTGCGTGGTAAGCTTTAAATGACCTGTGTTTATTAAATGGTGCAACTCCATTAACCCCTTTCCATTTGCAGCCGCCAGCAgaaatcttcttcaactttggcgGTGCCCAGCCCTTTG is a genomic window of Pochonia chlamydosporia 170 chromosome Unknown PCv3seq00010, whole genome shotgun sequence containing:
- a CDS encoding amino acid permease (similar to Neosartorya fischeri NRRL 181 XP_001266251.1); this encodes MTTPVDRPEGESASAASSESHKDIEQEKTADSRVLVCYLLKRLPNERASGVTNWHRSYIEHSTFSTILQQHLVLKSIRFGRNIIWLIVSAALYFIGGVRVTFSTGIAAGGNLANDSNYRTSFIVTCVFTFITAAVIAEICSSLPLAGSIYLWAAEAGGPQFGRLFGFVVAWWSTTAWTTFCEIVVFNLDFPSDASSVKFRAVQWIATEIIVARYFKWIFYLSTSSVLLDFVLNMIWLPIATSKTYGFRSAHDAFMTTYNGTGAPAGWNWCLSYLATAGILIGFDASGHVAEETRNASVAAAQGIFWSTVVSGLGGFPPAEIFFNFGGAQPFVPLYAAVLGDGGHIFMNIICIVALWFVSLFLEPSVSVSGNCRNNHDQNLTLSQNTAIAVLAASRLVFAVARDGVLPYSSWVSKVVDGQPRNAVLVVWGVASIITCTILPSAVAFTSLVSAAGVPSAAAYGLICLGRLFLTPNQFPKPAWSLGRLSKPFQAIAVLWNGWVVAVLYSPYSFPVSASTLNYAPVIMGIVTIFALISWWFIPAQRWLPSERIQETLNARSPSSQQDLREEVQ